From Bordetella flabilis, the proteins below share one genomic window:
- a CDS encoding 2OG-Fe(II) oxygenase, with product MHAVSHADPPPIADRLAGPPAGLDAQDWQAIAADLDSRGNAVLPALLSAGQCEALAACYDDEARYRSRIVMSRHGFGQGEYKYFAYPLPGIVQALRTEAYACLAPIANRWNAAMGSPVRYPASHTGFLRRCHQAGQGRPTPLLLRYGTGDYNCLHQDLYGEHVFPLQIAVLLSAPGVDYAGGEFVLTEQRPRMQSRAEVVPLRKGDAVVFAVNERPVQGTRGVYRVKMRHGVSRVREGHRHVLGVIFHDAA from the coding sequence ATGCATGCCGTCTCACACGCCGACCCGCCCCCGATCGCCGACCGCCTGGCCGGACCGCCCGCCGGCCTGGACGCCCAGGATTGGCAGGCCATTGCCGCCGACCTGGACAGCCGGGGCAATGCCGTCCTGCCAGCGCTGCTGTCGGCCGGACAATGCGAGGCCCTCGCCGCCTGCTATGACGACGAAGCCCGCTATCGCAGCAGGATCGTCATGAGCCGCCATGGCTTCGGGCAAGGGGAATACAAGTATTTCGCCTATCCCTTGCCCGGCATCGTCCAGGCCCTGCGCACCGAAGCCTATGCCTGCCTGGCCCCCATCGCGAATCGCTGGAACGCGGCGATGGGCAGCCCGGTGCGCTATCCGGCCTCCCATACCGGCTTCCTGCGGCGCTGCCATCAGGCGGGGCAAGGCCGCCCCACGCCCCTGCTGCTGCGGTATGGGACGGGCGACTACAACTGCCTGCACCAGGACTTGTACGGCGAGCACGTGTTCCCCTTGCAGATCGCCGTCCTGCTGTCCGCCCCGGGCGTGGACTATGCCGGCGGCGAATTCGTGCTGACCGAACAGCGTCCGCGCATGCAATCGCGCGCGGAGGTCGTGCCGTTGCGAAAGGGTGATGCGGTGGTTTTCGCGGTGAACGAACGTCCGGTCCAGGGCACGCGCGGCGTCTACCGCGTCAAAATGCGCCACGGCGTCAGCCGGGTGCGCGAGGGCCACAGGCACGTCCTGGGTGTGATCTTTCACGACGCCGCGTGA
- the umoC gene encoding lysozyme inhibitor LprI family protein, whose product MNSQKKEYAMEFSAWNSRHIVRVAFGMSIALACVGVRAEPAATAELNACEAAIGNQPRTAMQACLSSRLKNAQENLQRAYARARDELKAIDSSATPHALQALKASRESFNVFMDKECKRQGAAMLGGSGSGDVELACQVALTRWRADALRQD is encoded by the coding sequence ATGAACAGCCAGAAGAAGGAGTACGCCATGGAATTCAGCGCCTGGAATAGCCGCCATATCGTGCGGGTCGCATTCGGCATGTCTATCGCGCTGGCCTGCGTCGGCGTGCGGGCCGAACCGGCCGCCACGGCGGAATTGAACGCGTGCGAGGCCGCCATCGGCAACCAGCCGCGCACCGCCATGCAAGCCTGCCTGTCCTCCCGCTTGAAGAACGCGCAAGAGAACCTGCAGCGCGCCTATGCACGCGCCCGCGATGAATTGAAAGCGATCGACTCGTCCGCCACGCCGCACGCACTGCAGGCATTGAAGGCGTCCCGGGAAAGCTTCAATGTCTTCATGGACAAGGAATGCAAGCGGCAGGGCGCCGCCATGCTGGGGGGATCCGGCTCGGGCGACGTCGAACTCGCGTGCCAGGTAGCGTTGACGCGGTGGCGCGCCGACGCGCTGCGCCAGGACTAG
- a CDS encoding LysR family transcriptional regulator, producing MKTTLDEMQTFITVVDTGSITAAATQLGQTVSAISRSLGRLERKLETTLLQRTTRRLALTEEGRLFLAEARRITESVDAMEEQMAVRRERPAGLLRVNAASPFMLHVIVPLVGGFRERFPDIALELHTSDQIIDLLEQRTDIAIRIGPLRDSTLHARPLGTNALRVLASPAYLRAHGEPADPAELAHHSLLGFTQPESLNLWPLRHPLGDSLQIRPSLAASSGETLRQLALDGQGVACLADFMTRQDRRRGDLVQVLARDTVEVRQPVHAVYYRNTQLASRIACFLDYVGDHLRRQDDPGEPPAMS from the coding sequence ATGAAGACGACCCTGGACGAAATGCAGACCTTCATCACGGTGGTGGACACTGGCTCCATCACCGCGGCCGCGACGCAGTTGGGCCAGACGGTTTCGGCGATCAGCCGGTCCCTGGGCCGGCTGGAACGCAAGCTGGAAACGACTCTCCTGCAGCGCACGACACGGCGGCTGGCGCTGACCGAAGAGGGCAGGCTGTTCCTGGCCGAGGCGCGGCGCATCACGGAATCCGTGGACGCCATGGAAGAGCAGATGGCGGTGCGCCGCGAACGTCCGGCGGGCCTGCTTCGGGTGAACGCCGCCTCGCCGTTCATGCTCCATGTCATCGTGCCGCTGGTGGGCGGCTTTCGCGAGCGCTTCCCGGACATCGCGCTGGAGCTGCATACCAGCGACCAGATCATCGACCTGCTGGAACAGCGTACCGACATCGCGATCCGCATCGGCCCGTTGCGGGATTCCACCCTGCATGCACGCCCCCTGGGCACCAATGCCTTGCGCGTCCTGGCAAGTCCGGCCTATCTGCGGGCCCATGGCGAACCGGCCGACCCGGCGGAGCTGGCACATCACAGCCTGCTGGGCTTTACGCAGCCCGAGTCACTGAACCTTTGGCCGCTGCGGCATCCGCTGGGCGACAGCCTGCAGATAAGGCCATCCCTGGCCGCGTCCAGCGGTGAAACCCTGCGTCAACTGGCCTTGGACGGCCAGGGCGTGGCGTGCCTGGCGGACTTCATGACGCGCCAGGACAGGCGGCGGGGCGACCTGGTGCAGGTCTTGGCGCGCGATACCGTCGAGGTGCGGCAGCCCGTGCATGCCGTGTACTACCGCAATACCCAATTGGCCTCGCGCATCGCCTGTTTCCTGGATTATGTCGGCGACCATCTGCGCCGGCAGGACGATCCTGGCGAGCCGCCCGCGATGTCCTAG
- a CDS encoding LysE family translocator, translating to MSIEFLITSLIVVASPGTGVVYTVAAGLARGTRGSVIAAIGCTIGIIPHMVAALTGIAALLHTSALAFQLLKYLGVAYLLYLAWQSLKSDGALNVESDMAPRSAWRVITSAVLVNLLNPKLSLFFLAFLPQFIAPHEASPLARMLEMSAVFMAMTFAVFALYGACAARARDHIISRPAVLAWMRRGFAAGFVVLAAKLAVTRQ from the coding sequence ATGAGCATCGAGTTCCTGATCACCTCGCTGATCGTCGTCGCGTCGCCCGGCACCGGCGTTGTCTATACCGTCGCGGCCGGGTTGGCGCGCGGGACGCGCGGCAGCGTCATCGCCGCCATAGGCTGCACCATCGGCATCATTCCCCACATGGTTGCCGCCCTGACCGGCATCGCCGCCCTGCTGCACACCAGTGCACTGGCCTTCCAGCTGCTGAAATACCTGGGCGTGGCCTACCTGCTATACCTTGCGTGGCAAAGCCTGAAGAGCGACGGCGCCCTCAACGTGGAAAGCGATATGGCGCCGCGTTCCGCCTGGCGCGTCATCACCTCCGCCGTCCTGGTGAATCTGCTCAATCCCAAGCTATCGCTGTTCTTCCTTGCCTTCCTGCCGCAGTTCATCGCCCCGCACGAAGCGTCGCCGCTGGCGCGCATGCTGGAGATGAGCGCCGTCTTCATGGCCATGACCTTCGCGGTGTTCGCGCTGTACGGCGCGTGCGCGGCGCGCGCCAGGGACCACATCATTTCGCGGCCCGCCGTGCTGGCCTGGATGCGGCGCGGATTCGCGGCAGGCTTTGTCGTGCTGGCCGCCAAGCTGGCCGTTACGCGGCAATAG